From the genome of Pseudonocardia sp. EC080619-01:
CTTCACGTTTGTGAGCATGCCCGCGTCCGGGCACGTCAACCCGACCCTTCCGCTGGTCGCCGAGCTGGTCCGGCGCGGACACCGGGTCAGCTACGCCACCGGCGCGACGCACCTGGACGCGGTCGCCGCGGCCGGCGCCGAGCCGGTGGAGGTCCCGTTCGTGCTGCCGGAGGCACCGCCGCCCGGGAAGAGCTTCTCCGACGAGGAGATGGTGTCCCGTGTGGACGCGTTCGCCGTCTCGGTCGAGCAGGTGTTCCCGGTGCTCGCGGACCGGGTCACCACCGACCGGCCGGACGTCCTGTGCGGGGACGCGATGAGCCCGGTCGACGGGCTCGTCGCACAGCAGGCGAGGATCCCGCACGCGGTGATGCACCCGTCGTTCGCGAGCAACGAGCACTTCTCCCTGGCCCGCGACGTCCTCGGCGCCGGCGACGACGGGCCGCCACCCGCGTTCCGCCGGGTCACCGAGCGGATCGCCGGGTTCGCCCGTGAACGGGGCCTCGAACCGCTCCCGTTCGGGACTCCCGGTGACCTCAACCTGGTGTTCCTCCCGCGCGAGTTCCAGGTCGCGGGCGACACGTTCGACGACTCGTTCGTCTTCCTCGGTCCCGCGCTCGGCCCCCGCTCCGCGGACGTCTGGGACGGCCCCGGCCCGGTCCTGCTGGTGTCGCTGGGCACCACGTTCAACGACCGTCCCGACTTCTTCCGGACCTGCGCCGAGGCGTTCGCCGGCAGCGGGTGGCAGGTCGTGATGGCCGTCGGGAGCAGGATCGACCCGGCCGACCTCGGGCCGCTGCCGCCGAACGTCGTCGCGCAGGCGCACGTACCGCAGATCGGGGTGCTCCGGCGGGCGCGGGCGTTCGTGACCCACAACGGCATGAACTCCACGATGGAGGCGCTGCTCCTCGGCGTTCCGCAGATCGGGATACCGCAGATGCCGGAGCAGGCCGCCAACGCGGCCCGGGTCGCCGAACTCGGCTGCGGGCGCAGCCTGGACCCGGACACCCTCGATGCCGCGACGCTGCGGGCCACCGCGGACGAGGTCGCGACCGACCCGGACGTGCGCGCCGCCGCGGAGGCGTTCGGCGCCCGGATGCGGGCGGTCGACGGGCCCGCCCTGGGCGCCGACGCGCTGGAGGCCTTCGCCGCCCGCGCCTAGGGCGTGAGGACGATCTTCCCCACCTGGGCGTTCGACTCCAGGTGCTCGTGCGCGGCGACGACCTGGTCCAGCCCGGAGAAGACCCGGTCGACCTGCGGGGCGAAGTCGCCGCCGCGCATCCCGGCCGCGACGAACGCGGCCGCCCGCCGCAGCCGTTCCTCGTCGCGGGTCATCGCGAACAGCGTGAAGGAGCGGACGACGAGATCGGGCAGCGTCGCCGTCGGGAAGATCGTGGGCTCACCGGAGAGCCTGCCGTGGATGACGATCGTCCCGTCCGGGCGGACGGCGTCGGCCATCGTCTCCACCGCGGGCCCGGCGACGGCGTCGAACACGACGTCCAGCCCGCGCCCGCCGGTGATCTCCCGGCACCGTTCCACGAGGTCCTCCTCCCCCGTGGCGACGACGTGGGCGGCGCCGGCGTCGAGGAGCGCCCCCGCCTTGGCGCGGCTGCGGCTGGTGGCGATCGGGACGGCGCCGATCCGGTTCGCCGTCGCGATCGCGGCCAGCCCGACGCTCGACGACGCCGCGGTGACCAGCACATGGTCACCGGGCTGCAGCACCCGCGGTTCCAGCAGCCCGGCGTAGGCGACGAGGTAGGGCATCCAGGTGGCGGCCCCCGTGACGGCGTCCACCGGGCGCGGCACCAGTGCCCGGGCCGGGACGACCGCGCGGTCGCCGTAGACCGTGTAGTCGTTCATCGAGAAGGCCGGGACGACGCTCACCGGGTCACCCACCGCCCAGCGGGTCACCCCGTCGCCGACGCCGGTGACGGTGCCCGCGGCCTCGTAGCCGAGTCCGGCCGGCAGCCGGGTCGGCTCGATGTACTCGCCGCGCCGGAACATCGACTCGGCCCGGTTGAGCCCGATCGCCTCGACGTCGACCACGGCCTCGCCCGGCCCGGGCACCGGCTCCGGCGCCTCGACGACCTGGAGCACGCCGGGCCCGCCGAGCTCGGTGAAGCGCACGACCCTGTTCATGGTCACCACCCTGCCGTCCCCCGCACCCGCGCCGCCCCGTCCGGCCGGAGGGGTTGCGCTTTCCGACTTTCACTAGTTAACTAGTGAAAGCAAGCAAGCAGGACACACCGAGGGGGACACAGGACATGCACGCACGACGTTCGATCATCGGATTCCTCGCCGTCGCGATCGCGATGGGCGGCGCCACCGGCACCGCGCTCGCCGACCCGGTCACCACCGACCCGACACCCATGACGATCACCTCGGGCCACGGGCCGGTCGACGTGACGGTGCTGAACACCTACGGGGACGGCTACTCCTTCACGGTGCCCGCCGGGGGCCGGAGCGACGTCCCGACCGAGGCGGGCGGGTACAGCCGGATCGTGATCAGCGAGAACGGCGTGACCATCGGGGAGCGTGCACTGCTCAACCCGGATCTCCAGACCTACTGCGACGTCCGTCCTGCCACCGAGGACCCCCGGCTGAGCTGCGGGATCATCGCCTGAGCCACGGTCGGCGCTCCCCGGGCGGAGGGGATCCGGGGAGCGTGGACCGGCCACCGGGCCGGGTGCCGGTGGGGGATCGGCACCCGGCCCGCATGATGTGGCACCAGACCGTCCGGGGAGGAGGTACCGGTGATCGAGTACCGGATCGACCGGCGCTCCGGGGTGGCCGCGTACGTGCAGATCGTCCGGCAGACGAAGGAGGCGCTGCTGCTCGGGACGCTGCGGGCCGGGGACCGGCTGCCGACGGCCCGCGAGGTCGTCGAGGCCACCGCGATCAACCCGAACACCGTGCTCAAGGCCTATCGGGAGCTGGAGCGTGACGGGCTGGTCGAGGCGAAGCGGGGGGTCGGGACGTTCGTCCGGGCCGACGCCGTCGCCGCCGGGCCGGCCGCGAGCTCGCCGCTGCGGGCGGAGCTGGAGGACTGGGCGGCCCGCGCCGTCGCGGCGGGGCTGTCCCGGGAGGAGGCCGACGCGCTCGTGCGCGCGGCCCTCGACCGGCACTACGACCGAGGAGACGTATGACCACCGCAGGGACCCACGCGGTGCGCACCTCCGGGCTCGGCCGCCGGCACGGCGGGACCCGGGCGCTGCGTGACTGCTCGCTCACCGTCGACCCCGGCTCCGTGGTCGCGCTGACCGGCGCGCCCGGTGCCGGGAAGTCGACGCTGCTCGGCCTGCTGGCCGGGCTCGACCTGCCGTCGGAGGGGACCGCCGAGGTGCTCGGCGCGCCGGTGCCCACCGGCGGGCCGCACCCGGCCGTCGGCTACCTGGACCAGTCGCGGCCGCTGCCCGGGGGCTTCACCGTCGCCGAGACGCTGCGGCTGGGCGCGGCGCTGAACCCGGGCCGGTGGGACGACGGCCGCGCCGCCGACCTCGCCGGCTCGCTGCCACCGGGCAGCCGGACGGCGGCTCTCTCCGGCGGGCAGCGGGCGATGCTGGCGCTGGCGTTGGTGCTGGGCACGGGCCCGGACCTGTTGTTGCTCGACGAGCCGCTGGCCGGGCTCGACCCGCTGACCCGGCGGCGGGTGCTGGCCGCGGTCACCGCGCACGTCGCGGAGACCGGGGCGACCGCGGTGCTCGCGTCGCACGAGGTCGAGGACCTGCAGGACAGCTGCGACCGGGTGCTGTTCCTCGACCGCGGCCGGGTGCTGCTCGACGACGACGTCGACGACCTGCTGACCGGGCACCGGATCCTCGACGGTCCGGCCGGGGCCGCCGCCTGGTCCGCGGAGCACACCGTCGTCGAGCAGCGGGTGCACGGACGCGACCAGACCGTCCTGGTCCGGGGCGGACCGATCGGCCCGGCACCGGGCTGGCGGGTGAGTGCCCCCGGCCTGCTCGACGTGGTGATGGCCTACCTGCGCGCCGCCGAAGACCGCTCCGACGACCGCTCCGACGAGGCGAAGGAGACCCGATGACCTGGGTGATCTGGCGCAGCCACCGCTCCGCGCTGCTCACGACCGTGCTCCTCGCCGTGGCCGGCTGCCTGGTGGTGACCGTGCTCGCCGTCACCGGACGGCTCGACGACGCCGTGGGCGTGGACGGCCTCCTCATGGCCGACGCGTCCCAGGTCCTGGCCGCGCTCACGACGCTGGCGCCCGCACTGGCAGGGGCCTTCCTCGGCGCGCCGCTGCTCGCCGGGGACCTGGAGCGCGGCACCCACGTGCTGCTGCTGACCCAGGCGGCGTCACGGCGCCGCTGGGCCACCACGGCCCTGCTGCTCGTGGGCGGCCTCGGGGTCGTGGCCGTCACCGTCGTCACCGCCGTGCTGCAGCCGCTGAACGGCTCGGCGCAGTGGTACTCGCTCGAGGAGTTCTCCGCGACCGGGCTGCTGCCCCTGGCCCGCACCCTGTCCGCGGTCGCGCTCGGCGCGGTGATCGGGCTGCTCGTGCGGCGGGTGCTCGCGGCGTCGGGGCTCACGCTGGCCGCCGTCGTCGTGACCGAGGTGGCGCTGGCCGCCCTGCGCAACGTGCTCGTCCCGCCGGTGCTGCGCACCGGCCCGCTCCCCCACGGCGGCTCCGTCGACTCCGGCCGGGACCAGATGCTGGACGCCGGCTACACCCTGGCGGGTGGCGGCCTCCGTCCGCTCGGGACGGGCTGCACGCAGGACGACGTCGCCTGCCTGCGGGCCGCGGGGATCGACGGCAACTGGGTGCTGGTGCGACCGCTCGAGCTGCGGTGGCCGATGCACTGGGTGGAGGTCGGGCTGCACCTGCTCCTGACGACCGGCGCGCTCGCGCTGCTGTTCGCACGGCTGCGCCGGCCACTGGGCCGCTGAGCCGCCCGCGGGTCAGAGGGCCCGCAGGCGCCCGGACAGCTCCTTCTCCCAGAAGGCGAAGAACTCCTCCACGTCCGGTCCGGCGCTGATCAGCGCCAGCCGGTCGTACCCG
Proteins encoded in this window:
- a CDS encoding ATP-binding cassette domain-containing protein, with the protein product MTTAGTHAVRTSGLGRRHGGTRALRDCSLTVDPGSVVALTGAPGAGKSTLLGLLAGLDLPSEGTAEVLGAPVPTGGPHPAVGYLDQSRPLPGGFTVAETLRLGAALNPGRWDDGRAADLAGSLPPGSRTAALSGGQRAMLALALVLGTGPDLLLLDEPLAGLDPLTRRRVLAAVTAHVAETGATAVLASHEVEDLQDSCDRVLFLDRGRVLLDDDVDDLLTGHRILDGPAGAAAWSAEHTVVEQRVHGRDQTVLVRGGPIGPAPGWRVSAPGLLDVVMAYLRAAEDRSDDRSDEAKETR
- a CDS encoding GntR family transcriptional regulator, with product MIEYRIDRRSGVAAYVQIVRQTKEALLLGTLRAGDRLPTAREVVEATAINPNTVLKAYRELERDGLVEAKRGVGTFVRADAVAAGPAASSPLRAELEDWAARAVAAGLSREEADALVRAALDRHYDRGDV
- a CDS encoding zinc-dependent alcohol dehydrogenase family protein encodes the protein MNRVVRFTELGGPGVLQVVEAPEPVPGPGEAVVDVEAIGLNRAESMFRRGEYIEPTRLPAGLGYEAAGTVTGVGDGVTRWAVGDPVSVVPAFSMNDYTVYGDRAVVPARALVPRPVDAVTGAATWMPYLVAYAGLLEPRVLQPGDHVLVTAASSSVGLAAIATANRIGAVPIATSRSRAKAGALLDAGAAHVVATGEEDLVERCREITGGRGLDVVFDAVAGPAVETMADAVRPDGTIVIHGRLSGEPTIFPTATLPDLVVRSFTLFAMTRDEERLRRAAAFVAAGMRGGDFAPQVDRVFSGLDQVVAAHEHLESNAQVGKIVLTP
- a CDS encoding macrolide family glycosyltransferase gives rise to the protein MSRHFTFVSMPASGHVNPTLPLVAELVRRGHRVSYATGATHLDAVAAAGAEPVEVPFVLPEAPPPGKSFSDEEMVSRVDAFAVSVEQVFPVLADRVTTDRPDVLCGDAMSPVDGLVAQQARIPHAVMHPSFASNEHFSLARDVLGAGDDGPPPAFRRVTERIAGFARERGLEPLPFGTPGDLNLVFLPREFQVAGDTFDDSFVFLGPALGPRSADVWDGPGPVLLVSLGTTFNDRPDFFRTCAEAFAGSGWQVVMAVGSRIDPADLGPLPPNVVAQAHVPQIGVLRRARAFVTHNGMNSTMEALLLGVPQIGIPQMPEQAANAARVAELGCGRSLDPDTLDAATLRATADEVATDPDVRAAAEAFGARMRAVDGPALGADALEAFAARA